A single genomic interval of Mustela nigripes isolate SB6536 chromosome 7, MUSNIG.SB6536, whole genome shotgun sequence harbors:
- the SIRPB2 gene encoding LOW QUALITY PROTEIN: signal-regulatory protein beta-2 (The sequence of the model RefSeq protein was modified relative to this genomic sequence to represent the inferred CDS: substituted 1 base at 1 genomic stop codon), translated as MGSKGSEWQVLQPKGPMLVAESKALLLWWTVDGSDTDDILKWVKVSHQHRQEICNFKHGCFLGVTPVIQETLEPLGCDCSIYIHNVPSQHAGSYHCVGVSDLSEKSEKVLEEGTSMLVKGARDPDPDLWIIQPQGLVLATTRDTVFLNSTVLGNSPPEPIRCFWGAGLSWEAIYNFEGIFHPNMTAVQDSRRDFSTLLQGASTEXVGNYYCAKFQRKLNGQYLSGQGTKLRVKGETGGLGGIRARGRPPVYAHTLILQLKTVILAALLLALAACRRRPWQEDIKTPGPAGQSPPLAWGVDHGLQIRASTARGRGAGGVSRTEGFE; from the exons ATGGG GAGCAAAGGGAGTGAGTGGCAGGTGCTACAGCCCAAGGGCCCCATGCTGGTGGCAGAAAGTAAAGCACTCCTACTGTGGTGGACGGTGGATGGCTCTGACACTGATGACATCCTTAAATGGGTCAAGGTGAGCCATCAGCACCGGCAGGAGATTTGTAACTTCAAACATGGCTGCTTTCTTGGGGTGACACCAGTGATCCAGGAGACACTGGAGCCACTTGGTTGTGACTGTTCCATCTATATCCACAATGTCCCCAGCCAGCATGCTGGAAGCTACCACTGTGTGGGGGTTAGTGACTTGAGTGAGAAATCAGAAAAGGTCCTAGAGGAGGGCACCTCCATGCTTGTGAA AGGAGCCAGGGACCCAGACCCAGACCTCTGGATCATCCAGCCCCAGGGGCTGGTATTGGCAACCACTAGAGACACTGTATTCCTGAACAGCACAGTGCTTGGAAATAGTCCCCCAGAACCCATTAGGTGCTTTTGGGGGGCTGGCCTGAGCTGGGAGGCCATTTACAACTTTGAAGGTATCTTCCACCCCAACATGACAGCAGTCCAGGACTCCAGGAGGGATTTTAGCACTCTTCTGCAAGGTGCCTCCACTGAGTAGGTAGGCAACTACTACTGTGCCAAGTTTCAGAGAAAACTCAACGGACAATACCTGTCTGGACAGGGCACCAAGCTGAGAGTAAAAGGTGAGACAGGTGGTTTAGGGGGCATCAGGGCGAGGGGGAG ACCTCCTGTCTATGCTCACACTCTGATCCTGCAGCTGAAGACAGTGATCTTGGCTGCACTCCTGCTGGCCCTGGCTGCCTGCCGGAGGAGGCCCTGGCAAGAAGACATCAAGACGCCAGGCCCAGCAGGACAGAGCCCCCCTTTAGCATGGGGCGTGGACCATGG GCTGCAGATCCGCGCCTCGACCGCCAGAGGGCGCGGAGCAGGGGGAGTTTCCCGCACGGAAGGCTTTGAGTGA
- the NSFL1C gene encoding NSFL1 cofactor p47 produces MAAERQDALREFVAVTGAEEDRARFFLESAGWDLQIALASFYEDGGDEDIVTISQATPSSVSRGTAPSDNRVTSFRDLIHDQDEEEEEEEGQRFYAGGSERSGQQIVGPPRKKSPNELVDDLFKGAKEHGAVAVERVTKSPGETSKPRPFAGGGYRLGAAPEEESAYVAGERRRHSGQDVHVVLKLWKSGFSLDNGELRSYQDPSNAQFLESIRRGEVPAELRRLAHGGQVNLDMEDHRDEDFVKPKGAFKAFTGEGQKLGSTAPQVLNTSSPAQQAENEAKASSSVSIDESQPTTNIQIRLADGGRLVQKFNHSHRISDIRLFIVDARPAMAATSFVLMTTFPNKELADESQTLKEANLLNAVIVQRLT; encoded by the exons ATGGCGGCGGAGCGACAGGACGCGCTGAGGGAGTTCGTGGCGGTGACTGGGGCCGAAGAGGACCGGGCCCGCTTCTTCCTCGAGTCGGCCGGCTGGGACCTGCAG ATCGCCCTAGCGAGCTTTTATGAGGATGGAGGGGACGAAGACATTGTGACCATTTCGCAGGCAACCCCCAGTTCAGTGTCCAGAGGCACAGCCCCCAG CGATAATAGGGTGACATCCTTCAGAGACCTCATTCATGACcaagacgaggaggaggaggaggaagagggccaGAG GTTTTATGCTGGGGGCTCAGAGAGAAGTGGACAGCAGATTGTCGGCCCTCCCAGGAAGAAAAGTCCCAACGAGCTGGTGGATGATCTCTTTAAAGGTGCCAAGGAACATGGAGCTGTAGCTGTGGAGCGAGTGACCAAGAGCCCTGGAGAAACCAGTAAACCAAGA CCATTTGCAGGGGGTGGCTATCGCCTGGGGGCAGCACCGGAGGAAGAATCTGCCTACGTGGCAGGAGAAAGGAGGCGGCATTCCGGCCAGGAT GTTCATGTAGTATTGAAGCTCTGGAAGAGTGGGTTCAGCCTGGACAATGGCGAACTCAGAAGCTACCAAGACCCATCCAATGCCCAGTTTCTGGAGTCTATCCGCAGAGG GGAGGTGCCAGCAGAGCTGCGGAGGTTAGCTCACGGTGGGCAGGTGAATTTGGACATGGAAGACCATCGGGATGAGGATTTTGTGAAGCCCAAGGGAGCCTTCAAAGCCTTCACTGGAGAGGGTCAGAAACTGGGCAG CACGGCCCCCCAGGTGTTGAATACCAGCTCTCCAGCCCAACAGGCAGAAAACGAAGCCAAAGCCAGCTCTTCCGTCTCAATCGACGAGTCACAGCCCACCACAAACATCCAAATACGGCTCGCCGACGGCGGGAGGCTGGTGCAGAAGTTCAACCACAGCCACAG GATCAGCGACATCCGACTCTTCATTGTGGACGCCCGGCCGGCCATGGCTGCCACCAGCTTTGTCCTCATGACTACCTTCCCGAACAAAGAGCTGGCTGATGAGAGCCAAACCCTGAAGGAAGCCAACCTCCTCAACGCCGTCATCGTGCAGCGGTTAACATAG